In Xenorhabdus griffiniae, the genomic window CCCATGACCGTTGCCAGAACAGACATATCCTTGCCTGAACGCCTGGCAGTCAAGGAGGAGAAATGGACAGGAACCAACATCACGAGGAACAGCGAAAAGGAATCATAATCCAGATATTCGGCTGAAATATACCCCAACAACGTGGCACAGAAGGTGATCACAAAACAGGGTACAGCAACGCCCAGATAAAAATGAAATTGGGATTTCCCATCCGTGATATTTTCCGCAGAGAGATGTGCGTGCGTCACCGTATAAGTGCTAGCGCTAAATCCTAACATCGACAGCAAAATATTTCGCTTAGGGATGCCACGAAAATATTGCGACATCACCATCGCCATCAAGAAAAAGCGGAAGTTAATCAGCAATGCCAAAACGATAACAGAAAGTATCGCCCCGTCAGTCAGATAACCAACTGCAGCCACTTGTAACGGTGCGGCATATATCAACAATGATCCGACCAACGTTTCCATTAATGGGATACCGTGACTTTGATAAAGCGCACCAATTGAAGTAAAAATAAAGAAAAAAGAGATACAAACAGGTAAAGCATCAACCATGCCTTTCCGAAAGAGTGAATTCAACACTTGGCACCTATGTTAGCGTTATATTTAGGGTAACTGAGAAGCTGATATAGCTTATGATAAATATAATTAAACGATAATCAATATGCCCCTAATTTATCAGCAGTAACATCAGGATATGATATAACTTTATTTTATATATAAGGCTTATGATATTACCGCTATAGTAAAAATAATTTAAAAAAATAATTCCCTTTTGGAGAAATAGATAACATGAAAGCCGTACTAAATATATTATTAGCGGGCATTATTCAATTGGGTTTCACCCACTTCTCTTATGCACAATCCACCCTTGATAACATTTATTCCACAGACATATTCAGGATTGGGACTGAAGGCGCTTATGCCCCATTCAGTTATCATGACACCTCTGGAAAACTGACCGGATTTGATGTGGAAATCGGCCGTGAAATCGCATTTCGCATGAAAGTGCAGCCCGAATTTATTGAAGGTAAATGGGATGGCTTGATTGGTGGGCTTGATGCTGGACGTTTCGATGCCGTGATGAACCAAATCGCTATTACACCGGAACGCGAGAAAAAATACAGTTTTTCCCTGCCTTACGTTATTTCAGAAGCTGTACTGATTACCCGAAAAGATAACAACGATATTAAGACATTTAGCGACTTAAAAGGGAAAAAATCGGCACATACCTTGACCAATAACTTTGCCCAGATCGCCAGACATTATGGCGCCGACATTATCGGCACGAATGGCTTTAATCAGGAAGTCGATTTGGTGAGCACAGGCCGTGCAGATGCAACAATCAACGATAAACTTTCTTACCTCGATTACAAAAAACATCGCCCGGATGCTCCGGTAAAAATTGTTGCCGCAGATACCCAGGCAGCACAATCTGCTGTGTTATTACGTAAAAATGACATTGAATTAAAAACCGCAGTAGATAAAGCGATTACTGAGATAAAAGCGGATGGGACTTATCAACGTATCTGGGATAAATATTTCGCCGAAAGCGACTAATCAATAATGAAAATAAGAGCCTAATGGAATAGGCTTTTAAAATAAATCTTAGGTTCTAAGCTATAACTTTATTGTATATAGAGTTCACCTTTTCTTACCATATCATCATTAAAACAACCCTATAAAAAATAAACATATTTTTAATATCTATCAGGAAGGTTCTATGACCCCATCATGGCTCAATTTAGCGTTGGATTCTCTATGGCCGATGATTTACGCCGGCCTGACATTCACTATTCCCCTCACGCTGATTACATTCGTACTTGGGATCTCATTGGGGTTTATCGTTGCTTTAATTAGGCTATACGGCCCTAAACCACTGGTTGCTATCGCTCGGTTTTACGTCTGGTTGATTCGCGGTACGCCTCTGCTGGTTCAGTTATTCTTGATCTTCTACGCCCTGCCCAGTGCAGGCATTACTTTGGACGCGTTCACCTCTGCCATTATCGGCTTTACCCTAAATGTCGGTGCCTATACCTCAGAAGTGATCCGTGCCGCACTAATTTCGGTTCCCAAAGGGCAATGGGAAGCATCTCACTCTATCGGCATGAGCTGGTGGCAATCACTGCGTCGGATTATTCTGCCACAGGCGGCGCGGGTTTCGATTCCTCCCGTGTCCAATACCTTTATTTCGCTGGTAAAAGACACCTCTCTGGCTTCTGTTATTACCGTGCCAGAAATGTTTCTGGCGGCACAGCGCATCGCTGCTGTCACCTATCAACCGTTAATCCTGTATACCGAGGCCGCCATTCTTTATCTCCTTTTGAGTTCGGTATTATCGGCACTGCAAGTGCGGTTGGAAAAGAAATTCGCTCAGCAAAACAGCAGCAACCATAAGGAAGCCAAAAATGATTCAGCTTACCAACATTGAAAAAAGTTTCGACGGACAGAAGGTGCTGAAAAATATTAACCTGACGATTAAAGAAGGCAGCCTGACGGCACTGATTGGCCCTTCCGGTAGCGGTAAAAGTACCTTGCTGCGTTGCATTAACCTGTTGGAGATCCCACAGGCTGGCAAGCTGGAAATTGGCAAAGAGCAGATCACTTTTACGGGTAAGGAGAGATTGCCGCATCGAGAAATTCAGCGTTTTAGCCTGCAAACCGGCATGGTATTCCAGAATTTTCAGCTTTTCCCGCATCTGACTGTGATTGAAAACATTATGGAAGGGCTGATTTGGGTACAGAAATGGCCCCGCGAACGCGCCAGAGAACGGGCGTTGGCGTTGCTGGAAAAAGTCGGCTTATCCCACAAAGCGGATGTTTGGCCAGCCACACTGTCAGGTGGTCAGCAGCAGCGTGTGGCCATCGCCAGAGCAATGGCTCCTTCCCCCAAAGTGCTGCTGTGCGATGAACCGACTTCGGCGCTTGATCCCGAATTATCGAAAGAAGTCGTCTCGGTTTTGAAGCAATTAGCAGGAGAAGGCACGACCATGTTAATGGCAACGCATGATCTGCGCCTGGCTGCTAATCTTGCTCATGATGTCGTATTTCTGGAATCTGGTGAAATTATTGAATCGGGTACGGCAAAAACCCTCTTTACCCGCCCCAGTAAGGTGCGAACTGTCGAGTTTATCTCAACCCTGACAGAAACCTTACCGGATTGGGAAATATAGCGAGCAGTCACGTACATTATTTATTCGGAGAAACACGATGAAAAAAATTTTGAATTTATTACTGGCGAGTGCGACTGCCCTTGCTATTTCTGCCCCTGGCTATGCCGGCGAAGATTTTGATGCCATCAAAGCCTCTGGCATCTTTAAGATTGGCACGGAAGGCACTTATCCTCCTTTTACTTACCACGATGCCAGCAATAAATTAATCGGCTTTGACGTGGATATCGCCCGGGAAATTGCCCGACGTTTGAACGTCAAACCTGAATTTATGGAAGTTAAATGGGATGGCTTGATTGCCGGATTAGATGCTAAACGTTTTGATGCGGTTATCAACCAAGTCGGCGTCACCCCCGAACGGGCAGCGCAATACAGTTTTTCCATTCCTTATACGACTTCTCAGGTTGTGTTGATAACCCGTAACGATAACAG contains:
- a CDS encoding amino acid ABC transporter permease encodes the protein MTPSWLNLALDSLWPMIYAGLTFTIPLTLITFVLGISLGFIVALIRLYGPKPLVAIARFYVWLIRGTPLLVQLFLIFYALPSAGITLDAFTSAIIGFTLNVGAYTSEVIRAALISVPKGQWEASHSIGMSWWQSLRRIILPQAARVSIPPVSNTFISLVKDTSLASVITVPEMFLAAQRIAAVTYQPLILYTEAAILYLLLSSVLSALQVRLEKKFAQQNSSNHKEAKNDSAYQH
- a CDS encoding amino acid ABC transporter substrate-binding protein; the protein is MKKILNLLLASATALAISAPGYAGEDFDAIKASGIFKIGTEGTYPPFTYHDASNKLIGFDVDIAREIARRLNVKPEFMEVKWDGLIAGLDAKRFDAVINQVGVTPERAAQYSFSIPYTTSQVVLITRNDNSDIKAFADIKGKRSAQSLTSNYGQLATSYGASLVSTDGFNQAIDLVATGRADATLNDRLSFLDFKKQRPNAPVKIVAQQTDASKSAVLLRKGDAELLEAVNKALQEIKDDGTYTRISEKYFGVDISK
- a CDS encoding amino acid ABC transporter substrate-binding protein, translating into MKAVLNILLAGIIQLGFTHFSYAQSTLDNIYSTDIFRIGTEGAYAPFSYHDTSGKLTGFDVEIGREIAFRMKVQPEFIEGKWDGLIGGLDAGRFDAVMNQIAITPEREKKYSFSLPYVISEAVLITRKDNNDIKTFSDLKGKKSAHTLTNNFAQIARHYGADIIGTNGFNQEVDLVSTGRADATINDKLSYLDYKKHRPDAPVKIVAADTQAAQSAVLLRKNDIELKTAVDKAITEIKADGTYQRIWDKYFAESD
- a CDS encoding amino acid ABC transporter ATP-binding protein gives rise to the protein MIQLTNIEKSFDGQKVLKNINLTIKEGSLTALIGPSGSGKSTLLRCINLLEIPQAGKLEIGKEQITFTGKERLPHREIQRFSLQTGMVFQNFQLFPHLTVIENIMEGLIWVQKWPRERARERALALLEKVGLSHKADVWPATLSGGQQQRVAIARAMAPSPKVLLCDEPTSALDPELSKEVVSVLKQLAGEGTTMLMATHDLRLAANLAHDVVFLESGEIIESGTAKTLFTRPSKVRTVEFISTLTETLPDWEI
- a CDS encoding AzlC family ABC transporter permease; translated protein: MNSLFRKGMVDALPVCISFFFIFTSIGALYQSHGIPLMETLVGSLLIYAAPLQVAAVGYLTDGAILSVIVLALLINFRFFLMAMVMSQYFRGIPKRNILLSMLGFSASTYTVTHAHLSAENITDGKSQFHFYLGVAVPCFVITFCATLLGYISAEYLDYDSFSLFLVMLVPVHFSSLTARRSGKDMSVLATVMGGLCAPLLNEVDMKLIDLIVPILCGIGIAFIEQKIRQDRRL